AGCCGACCGACTCCGCTTCGGGTGAGCCCGCCGCCTCGTCCTCCTCCGCCGCCGCAGGGCCGGCAACGAGCGACGAAGCCGCATTGCGCTGAGCCCGGCAGCAGGCCGCCGGCTGCCGCGTCAATCGACCGGCCGCACCATGTGGCGGATCGAGCCCAGTTGCGCGAGTCGCGGCCCGGCGAGCCGGTAGCCCAGGCGCAGGTAGAGCCGCGCGGCAGGATTGTCGACGAACACGCGCAGCTGCGTCTCGCGCAGGCCGCGCGCCTGTGCCCAGCGATGCGCGGTGTCGAGCAGATAGCCGCCTGCCCCAAGCCCGCGATGGCCTTCGCGGATCTGCACGTCGCGGATATGCAGCGAGTCGCGTTCCTCGGTCAGCCGCATCACGCCGATCCGCTCGCCGTCGCGTTCGAGGATGAAGTTCTCCGATTCGCACCAGCTCAGGTAGAACAGGTCGGCACGCCATTGCAGGCCGTGGCGCAGATAGTAGCTGCCCATGTTGCCGTGCGTCAGCGCCTCGGCAAATTCGAAATCGGCCGGCTCGGCCGGGCGTAACTGGAACAGCAATCGGACTTCGGTGGGATCGAGCATGGCGTCGACGGAGATCCTCGGATCCCCGTCACGATAGCGCAGCGGGCCGCCGATGCAATGGCAAATTGCACGCATTCACCACCCGGGCAATACGATGCATCAACGCGGCATGATTGATGGCAGGGCCCAGCGTCGGTGCAATCGGGCAAACAGCACGCTCGGGCGAGCGTGAACGGGCTTCGGTTCGGGCAGGACGGACGAAAAAATACCCGCTTGCGCGGGCATTTTTCAAATCTGGCGGAGCGGACGGGACTCGCCCACGTTCCGCGGGCCGCGGTTGCGCAAGCATGCGCAACCCTTCGACTTCCGCCGGAAGCCGCGCAGGCGGCTTCCTCCGCTCCGCATATGGACGAAAAAATACCCGCTTACGCGGGCATTTTTCAAATCTGGCGGAGCGGACGGGACTCGAACCCGCGACCCCCGGCGTGACAGGCCGGTATTCTAACCAACTGAACTACCGCTCCAGCTTTCCTTGCTAACCGGCGGGCCATTCGGCTCCACCGCTACATCGCCCGAATCTCGAACGACGCCGAAATCTTGGCGTCCCCTAGGGGATTCGAACCCCTGTACTCACCGTGAAAGGGTGATGTCCTAGGCCTCTAGACGAAGGGGACAAAATCTTTTCAGATTTGTCTTGCTGCTGGAATTTGCTGCTTGTCGCACTCAGCAAAGACCAAGATTCTTACCTGTTTTTCGCGTCTTGTGAAGTATTTTTTTAAAAAACTTCACCATCTGCTCAAACATCGACTGCCAACACTGCTGAGACCGTTTTGATGGTGGAGGTAAGCGGGATCGAACCGCTGACCTCTTGCATGCCATGCAAGCGCTCTCCCAGCTGAGCTATACCCCCCTTTCGCACCAGGCAAAATTTTTTCAAATTTACCTGGCTGCTGGACTCTGCTGCTTATCAACTTCAGCAAAGACCAAAATTTTTACCTACTTCTCGTGCCTCGTGAAATATTTTTTAAACCTAATTCACGCTGCCCGCTCAAGCGAAAAATGCCAAAATCGCCGAGACCGTTCTGATGGTGGAGGTAAGCGGGATCGAACCGCTGACCTCTTGCATGCCATGCAAGCGCTCTCCCAGCTGAGCTATACCCCCTTGCAGAACAGAAATGCGATTTTAGAGGGCTTTTCGCGACTTGTAAATACCCCTTTTCTTAAACCCGCAAACTTTTTGCGAAGCGTCGGCAGGCCCCGGGGTGCAAGGCGCACGGCCGCTTTCATCGGCCGCGCGCCGCCCTCCCGGCGCCTGCCGACCAGACGCTTGGACGCTCATGCGCTCAGACGCGAAAGCACCACGTCACGCTCGAACAGCGCGAGCACGGCGTCGATCGACGGCGTATGCGTGGTGCCCGCAACCAGCAGCCGCACCGGCATCGCCAGCGCCGGCATCTTGAGCCCGTGCGCGGCGAGCGTCGCCTTCAGCGCGGCCGCGATGCCTTCCCTGGTCCACTCGGCCGTCTTCAGTGCCTCGACGAGCGCGGCGAGCGCCGGCTTCACGGCATCGGTCACGCGCTGCGCGAGTTCGTCCGCGTCGGGCGCCGGCATGCGATAGAACATCGTCGCTGCCTCGGCGATCTCCTTGATGGTCGAGGCGCGATCCTTCATCAGGCCGATCACGGCGGCCAGATCCGGGCCGCCTTCGAGCGCCGTGTCGTCGATGCCGAGCGCCGCGAAGAACGGCTTGGCGAGCGCCGCGAGGCGCGCGTTGTCGGCTTCCTTGATGTAATGGTTGTTGAGCCAGTTCAGCTTGGCCAGGTCGTACTGCGCGGGCGACTTGCCGAGATGCTCGAGATCGAACCACGCCACGAACTGCTCGCGCGAGAAGATCTCGGCGTCGCCGTGCGACCAGCCGAGCCGCGCGAGATAGTTGAGCACGGCCTCGGGCAGATAACCCGAGTCGCGGTAGCCCATCACGCTCATCGCGCCGTGGCGCTTGCTCATCTTCTCGCCCTGCTCGTTGAGCACGGTGGGCAGGTGCGCGTAGACCGGCACCTCGCCGCCGAGCGCGCGCAGGATGTTGATCTGGCGTGGCGTGTTGTTGACGTGATCGTCGCCGCGGATCACGTGCGTGATGTCCATGTCGAGATCGTCGACGACGACGCAGAAGTTGTAGGTGGGCGTGCCGTCCGGGCGTGCGATCACGAGATCGTCGAGTTCCTCGTTCGAGATTTCGACACGGCCCTTCACGGCGTCGTCCCAGACCACCGAACCCGTCAGCGGATTACGGAAACGCAGCACCGGCTGCACGCCCGCGGGCGGCTGCGGCAGCACCTTGCCCTCCTCCGGGCGCCAGGTGCCGTCGTAACGCGGCTTCTCGCCGGCCTCGCGCTGGCGCTCGCGCAGCGCGTCGAGTTCCTCGGTGGACATGTAGCACGGGTACGCGAGCCCCTTCTCGACCATCTGCGCGAGCACCTCGCGGTAACGGTCCATGCGCTGCATTTGATAGAACGGGCCTTCGTCGAAATCGAGGTCGAGCCACTTCATGCCCTCGAGGATCGCGTCGACCGAGGCGTCCGACGAACGCTCCACGTCCGTGTCCTCGATGCGCAGCACGAACACGCCGTTGGTGCTGCGGGCGAAGGCCCACGGATAAAGGGCGGAACGGATGTTGCCGAGGTGGATGAAGCCGGTCGGGCTCGGCGCGAAACGGGTACGGACTTGACGTGTCATGGACGATAACTCGATGGCCGCTCGCGGCGGCCCGATGAATGACGGTTCGGTAACGGCGCGCGACGCGAGCGACTGCGCGACACCGCCGGCACCGGAACGGAAAGCGATAAATTATACCCGCCGGCCACGTGATTCCCGATGCGGTCGAGGGGTCGGACAACGGACGCAGGCCAGGTCGCATGCAGAACCGGACACGGGATCGGGCACGCGACCCAAGGCCGCCTCGGGCGCGATGCCGGCCTCATCATGCGCCCGCCGGCGCGCGGAACACGTCGAGCGCCGGCGGCTCGCCGTGGAACTTCTCCGCGTCGGCGATCGCCGTGTGGGCGCAGGTGCCCTGCGCGAGCCGCGACGTGCCGATGCCGACCGTCAGGTTGTTGACGTCGCCGTAACGGCACAGGCTACCGGGCCGCCCCGGCTCGACGGGATCGAACCAGCCGCCCTCGTGGATCATCAGGCAGCCGCGGCGGATCGCGTCGGTCACCTTCACGCCCACCAGGATCTGGCCGCGATCGTTGAACACGCGGATCACGTCGCCGTCGGCGATG
The genomic region above belongs to Burkholderia plantarii and contains:
- the gltX gene encoding glutamate--tRNA ligase — translated: MTRQVRTRFAPSPTGFIHLGNIRSALYPWAFARSTNGVFVLRIEDTDVERSSDASVDAILEGMKWLDLDFDEGPFYQMQRMDRYREVLAQMVEKGLAYPCYMSTEELDALRERQREAGEKPRYDGTWRPEEGKVLPQPPAGVQPVLRFRNPLTGSVVWDDAVKGRVEISNEELDDLVIARPDGTPTYNFCVVVDDLDMDITHVIRGDDHVNNTPRQINILRALGGEVPVYAHLPTVLNEQGEKMSKRHGAMSVMGYRDSGYLPEAVLNYLARLGWSHGDAEIFSREQFVAWFDLEHLGKSPAQYDLAKLNWLNNHYIKEADNARLAALAKPFFAALGIDDTALEGGPDLAAVIGLMKDRASTIKEIAEAATMFYRMPAPDADELAQRVTDAVKPALAALVEALKTAEWTREGIAAALKATLAAHGLKMPALAMPVRLLVAGTTHTPSIDAVLALFERDVVLSRLSA
- a CDS encoding GNAT family N-acetyltransferase, with product MLDPTEVRLLFQLRPAEPADFEFAEALTHGNMGSYYLRHGLQWRADLFYLSWCESENFILERDGERIGVMRLTEERDSLHIRDVQIREGHRGLGAGGYLLDTAHRWAQARGLRETQLRVFVDNPAARLYLRLGYRLAGPRLAQLGSIRHMVRPVD